A stretch of the Azorhizobium caulinodans ORS 571 genome encodes the following:
- the pdxA gene encoding 4-hydroxythreonine-4-phosphate dehydrogenase PdxA, whose translation MTAALALSLGEPAGIGPDVVLAAWRAREAAGLPAFFVVGDPACLAARARLLGLSVPIEIVEPGTAASAFREALPVVPAGPRATAEPGRPDGTSARAVVESLDRAVDLVQAGAAAGLVTAPLAKAVVYEAGFRFPGHTEYLAARCTPPGGPAPRPVMMIWSQALAVVPATIHIPLAQVPAAVTADLLVETGRIVARDMVRRFGLPRPRLAFAGLNPHAGEAGTIGREDEAVVRPAIERLRAEGIEATGPFPADTLFHAEAREAYDVVIGMYHDQVLIPAKTLAFHDGVNATLGLPLVRTSPDHGTAFAIAGTGRANPSSLMAALRLARRFADADAA comes from the coding sequence ATGACCGCGGCGCTCGCGCTCAGCCTCGGCGAGCCCGCCGGCATCGGGCCGGACGTGGTGCTCGCCGCTTGGCGGGCGCGCGAGGCAGCGGGCCTGCCTGCCTTCTTCGTGGTGGGTGATCCCGCCTGTCTGGCCGCGCGGGCGCGGCTTCTCGGCCTTTCCGTCCCCATCGAGATCGTCGAGCCCGGCACGGCCGCATCCGCCTTTCGCGAGGCGCTGCCGGTGGTGCCGGCAGGCCCCCGTGCCACCGCCGAGCCGGGGCGACCGGATGGGACCAGCGCCCGCGCCGTGGTGGAGAGCCTCGATCGGGCTGTCGATCTCGTGCAGGCGGGCGCGGCGGCGGGCCTCGTGACCGCTCCCCTTGCCAAGGCCGTGGTCTATGAAGCCGGCTTCCGCTTTCCTGGCCATACCGAATATCTCGCCGCCCGCTGCACGCCGCCCGGCGGGCCGGCGCCGCGCCCGGTCATGATGATCTGGTCGCAGGCCCTCGCGGTGGTGCCGGCCACCATCCACATTCCGCTTGCCCAGGTGCCCGCCGCCGTCACCGCCGACCTGCTGGTGGAGACCGGCCGTATCGTCGCCCGCGACATGGTGCGCCGCTTCGGTCTGCCGCGCCCGCGTCTCGCCTTCGCCGGCCTCAATCCCCATGCGGGGGAGGCGGGGACCATCGGGCGCGAGGACGAGGCGGTGGTGCGCCCTGCCATCGAGCGGCTGCGCGCCGAGGGCATCGAGGCGACCGGGCCGTTCCCCGCCGACACGCTGTTCCATGCCGAGGCGCGGGAAGCCTATGACGTGGTGATCGGCATGTATCACGATCAGGTGCTGATCCCGGCCAAGACGCTGGCCTTCCATGATGGCGTGAACGCCACGCTTGGCCTGCCGCTGGTGCGCACCTCGCCCGATCACGGCACCGCCTTCGCCATCGCCGGGACCGGCCGGGCCAACCCGTCGAGCCTCATGGCGGCGCTGCGGCTCGCGCGCCGCTTCGCGGATGCCGACGCCGCCTGA
- a CDS encoding peptidylprolyl isomerase — MTSAFRRFLLVCALALPVLAPGVALAQVLVMVSGQPITSNDVAQRMKLHQLIENKSPPQKQVLEELIDEKIKVLQAARFSIEADEDDVNRMFSNIAERSGRTADQLTASFAQSGLKVQTFKDKLRADYVWGQYVRARAPVVNIRDSDVIAALNKQGNADAFTATEYVLRPIILVVGGGSNAYGSRLAEANALRAKFNGCDAGLQMIKGMKETVVRSPINRLSSEIPEKMRAVLDKTEVGRLTPPEVSQSGVETFAVCEKRTVKGESSKKRDIKDELSNAQFQEQSKRMMAELRKTMLIQYMR, encoded by the coding sequence ATGACCTCTGCTTTTCGACGCTTCCTGCTCGTTTGCGCGCTCGCTTTGCCGGTGCTCGCTCCCGGTGTCGCGCTGGCGCAGGTGCTGGTGATGGTGTCCGGCCAGCCGATCACGTCCAATGACGTCGCCCAGCGCATGAAGCTGCACCAGCTCATTGAGAACAAGTCGCCGCCGCAGAAGCAGGTGCTCGAAGAGCTGATCGACGAGAAGATCAAGGTGCTCCAGGCCGCCCGCTTCTCCATCGAGGCGGACGAGGACGACGTGAACCGGATGTTCTCGAACATCGCCGAGCGCTCGGGCCGCACCGCAGATCAGCTCACCGCGAGCTTTGCCCAGTCGGGCCTCAAGGTTCAGACCTTCAAGGACAAGCTGCGCGCCGACTATGTGTGGGGCCAGTATGTCCGCGCCCGCGCCCCGGTGGTGAACATCCGCGATTCGGACGTGATCGCCGCCCTCAACAAGCAGGGCAATGCGGACGCCTTCACCGCCACCGAATATGTGTTGCGCCCCATCATCCTGGTGGTGGGCGGCGGCAGCAATGCCTACGGCTCCCGCCTCGCCGAGGCCAATGCGCTGCGCGCCAAGTTCAATGGCTGCGATGCCGGCCTCCAGATGATCAAGGGCATGAAGGAGACGGTGGTGCGCTCGCCCATCAACCGCCTTTCTTCCGAGATCCCCGAGAAGATGCGTGCCGTCCTCGACAAGACCGAGGTTGGCCGCCTGACGCCGCCGGAAGTGTCCCAGTCGGGTGTCGAGACCTTCGCCGTGTGCGAGAAACGCACCGTGAAGGGCGAGAGCTCGAAGAAGCGCGACATCAAGGACGAGCTCTCCAACGCGCAGTTCCAGGAGCAGTCGAAGCGCATGATGGCCGAGCTGCGCAAGACCATGCTCATCCAGTACATGCGCTGA